In Anaerolineae bacterium, a single window of DNA contains:
- a CDS encoding ABC transporter permease has protein sequence MKTLLVARKSLLEIVREPKLLALVVLTPLAFVGILAVGYNVPMLVTHPLWVSHTTPAGEGLLADLESQRYADGRPVFAVTHTTDPAAAETALKSGDVTALLAIAETDDGLNVTVRGDPLSLQFYRASLMLDNTFYRAADQLARRPQVVKVVEQPLFKDGPRSEFDLYAPGMIVFALLLIIPQTAMLVAREIRWHTLRRLRLAPLRAGELLTGIGLAQMAVAVVMVVLVFVAAILMGYHNQGELWLAMVVGLAISFSAVGLGLLVACFIENDSQAINLGSMVAMTQVFLSGSFYQLPPITLFVLLGHQIDLFDIFPASHGFLALQQVLSYGVGLKEISFRLAATLFLSLLYLAGGVITFQCLQMKERSH, from the coding sequence ATGAAAACACTACTGGTAGCCCGCAAAAGCCTGCTGGAGATTGTGCGCGAGCCAAAACTGCTGGCCCTGGTGGTGTTGACCCCCCTGGCATTTGTGGGTATTCTGGCCGTAGGCTACAACGTGCCCATGCTGGTCACCCATCCCCTATGGGTCAGCCATACCACCCCTGCCGGAGAGGGCCTGCTGGCAGATTTAGAATCGCAGCGTTACGCCGATGGCCGGCCCGTATTTGCCGTGACCCATACCACCGATCCGGCTGCCGCCGAAACCGCGCTCAAATCCGGCGACGTTACGGCCTTGTTAGCCATTGCTGAAACAGATGACGGTCTGAATGTCACCGTGCGCGGCGACCCGCTGAGCCTCCAATTTTACCGGGCCAGCCTTATGTTGGATAACACTTTTTACCGCGCTGCCGACCAACTGGCCAGGCGGCCACAGGTGGTGAAAGTGGTCGAACAGCCTTTGTTCAAGGATGGTCCCCGCTCTGAGTTCGACCTGTACGCGCCGGGCATGATTGTTTTTGCCTTGTTGCTCATCATCCCCCAAACCGCCATGCTGGTGGCCCGCGAAATCCGCTGGCATACGCTGCGCCGCTTGCGCCTGGCCCCTCTCCGTGCCGGGGAACTACTGACCGGCATCGGCCTGGCTCAAATGGCAGTGGCCGTGGTGATGGTCGTTTTGGTCTTCGTTGCTGCCATTCTGATGGGTTACCACAATCAGGGCGAGTTATGGCTGGCGATGGTGGTAGGGCTGGCAATTAGTTTTTCGGCCGTTGGCCTGGGTTTGCTGGTGGCCTGTTTTATTGAAAACGACAGCCAGGCCATCAATTTGGGCAGCATGGTGGCCATGACCCAAGTATTTCTCTCCGGTTCCTTTTACCAACTGCCGCCCATCACCCTCTTTGTGTTGCTGGGACATCAAATTGATCTATTCGATATTTTCCCGGCCAGCCACGGCTTTCTGGCTTTACAGCAGGTTTTAAGTTACGGTGTCGGGCTGAAGGAAATCAGCTTTCGGCTGGCCGCCACCTTGTTTCTATCGCTCCTGTACCTGGCCGGGGGAGTCATTACTTTTCAATGTCTGCAAATGAAGGAGAGGAGTCACTAA
- a CDS encoding HAMP domain-containing histidine kinase → MSDQNDHLHSIRQIRRRLFWLLTLAFGVVVTITVVLLLVLLTLFISNAPLSSGPFAPTTLLGSLQAYYIAYGSWEGVEALSLETNAGIQASFADEWEDVLLLDETNRVLIDRGYIGTERVGQIYIPGNKEKLYPVQFNGDQVGTLAYVKELPLKPIFVFLGLLPGAVLVTCFAGVLTLIIGLLLMRRVVTPLADVIATAQEVASGNLSARVQVGGPSDLRSLSDSFNQMADSLERNDRERRNMLADIAHELRTPLTIMRGRLEGILDGVYPLKEDQIAPALEEVYVLDNLVEDLRLLTLAETRQLSLDCREINLGEIAENTASLFEAEAADKGISLITEFDSDLPTINADPQRIGQVIGNLLSNALRYIPAEGGQIKLAVQQVENSVTLSVSDNGPGIPEADLPHLFDRFWRSEKSRTRSEGGAGLGLAIAKQLVEMHGGTIGVESTPGKGARFWFRLPHYRHPEPVS, encoded by the coding sequence ATGTCTGACCAAAATGATCATCTCCACTCAATCCGCCAAATCCGCCGCCGTCTGTTTTGGCTGTTGACGCTGGCTTTTGGGGTAGTGGTGACCATCACTGTTGTCTTGCTGCTGGTTCTGCTCACTTTATTTATCAGCAATGCCCCCTTGTCAAGCGGTCCGTTTGCCCCAACCACCTTGCTTGGTTCGTTGCAAGCTTACTATATCGCCTATGGCAGTTGGGAGGGTGTAGAAGCGCTTTCGCTAGAAACCAACGCAGGAATCCAGGCCAGTTTTGCCGATGAATGGGAAGATGTTCTACTGCTCGATGAAACCAACCGGGTGTTGATTGATCGCGGGTACATCGGCACCGAACGGGTTGGGCAGATTTACATCCCCGGCAATAAAGAGAAACTTTACCCGGTTCAGTTCAACGGAGACCAGGTTGGAACGTTAGCCTATGTTAAAGAACTACCCCTCAAACCAATCTTTGTCTTTTTGGGCTTGCTGCCGGGGGCGGTGTTGGTTACATGCTTCGCCGGTGTCCTCACCCTGATTATCGGTTTATTGCTCATGCGGCGGGTGGTTACGCCGCTGGCCGACGTAATTGCCACGGCCCAAGAGGTGGCCTCGGGCAACCTGTCCGCCCGCGTGCAAGTGGGTGGCCCCAGCGACCTGCGCAGTTTGAGCGATTCCTTTAACCAGATGGCCGACTCCCTGGAGCGCAACGACCGCGAACGCCGCAACATGCTGGCCGATATTGCCCACGAATTACGCACTCCGCTGACCATTATGCGGGGTCGGTTGGAGGGGATTTTGGACGGGGTTTATCCCTTGAAAGAGGACCAAATTGCCCCGGCCCTGGAAGAGGTTTACGTACTGGACAATTTGGTGGAAGACTTGCGTTTGCTCACCCTGGCCGAAACGCGACAATTATCGTTGGACTGCCGCGAGATCAACCTGGGCGAGATTGCAGAAAACACAGCCAGCCTGTTTGAGGCCGAAGCTGCGGACAAGGGCATCTCGTTGATTACGGAATTTGACTCTGATCTGCCAACTATCAACGCCGACCCGCAGCGCATCGGGCAGGTTATCGGCAACCTATTGAGCAACGCTCTGCGTTACATTCCGGCCGAGGGAGGACAGATCAAACTGGCGGTGCAGCAAGTGGAAAACAGCGTCACCCTGAGCGTGAGCGACAACGGCCCCGGCATCCCAGAAGCCGACTTGCCCCATCTATTTGACCGCTTCTGGCGCAGCGAAAAATCACGTACTCGCTCAGAGGGGGGAGCGGGACTGGGCTTGGCCATAGCCAAACAACTTGTGGAAATGCATGGGGGAACCATTGGCGTGGAGAGCACGCCGGGGAAGGGGGCCAGGTTTTGGTTCAGGTTGCCTCATTATCGGCATCCTGAACCCGTTTCGTAA
- a CDS encoding response regulator transcription factor: MTKTILIVDDEPKIVQICRDYLTAAGFQVISVETGPLGLAAVRRDRPDLMVLDLMLPGMDGLDVCRHLRQDPLLKNIPIIMLTARVEETDKLVGLELGADDYITKPFSPRELVARARAVLRRARGDTVTPEIIRVADLTLDRARYKAILPNKEVTLTPTEFEILATLAGQPGRIFSRAQLLTATRGVSFESYERAIDSHVRNLRRKIEPENGSPKYIITVHGVGYKFAEQG, from the coding sequence ATGACTAAAACCATCCTCATTGTTGATGACGAACCCAAAATCGTGCAGATTTGCCGCGACTACCTGACTGCGGCCGGTTTTCAGGTGATAAGCGTTGAAACCGGCCCACTGGGACTGGCCGCCGTCCGCCGTGACCGGCCCGATTTGATGGTGCTCGACCTGATGCTGCCGGGCATGGACGGCCTGGACGTGTGCCGCCATTTGCGGCAAGACCCACTGCTCAAAAACATCCCCATCATTATGCTCACCGCCCGCGTGGAAGAAACCGACAAACTGGTGGGGCTTGAACTGGGCGCGGACGATTACATCACCAAACCTTTCAGCCCCCGCGAGTTGGTGGCCCGCGCGCGCGCTGTGCTGCGCCGGGCCAGGGGTGACACCGTCACCCCCGAAATTATTCGCGTGGCCGACCTCACCCTGGACCGCGCCCGCTACAAAGCCATCTTGCCAAATAAAGAAGTCACGCTCACCCCCACCGAATTCGAAATTCTGGCCACGCTGGCCGGCCAGCCGGGGCGCATTTTTTCTCGCGCTCAACTGCTCACGGCTACGCGCGGGGTTTCTTTTGAAAGCTACGAGAGAGCGATAGACTCTCATGTGCGCAATCTGCGCCGCAAAATTGAACCGGAGAACGGCAGCCCCAAATACATCATCACCGTGCATGGGGTGGGATATAAATTTGCCGAACAAGGGTAA
- a CDS encoding flavodoxin domain-containing protein, with protein MSKNKITRRQFLIRGAGVVGATALACAGAGFFAARQPAVEFIESNCGQAENGGDGILIAYASEAGSTGEIAEAIGQVLCEAGTAVEVRPVQDISDLSSYRAVVVGSPIHASAWLPEAIAFVETHRNALSQMPVAYFLSCLTLAAPDADNLRPKVASFLDPVRRQVSEVQPVDVGLFAGKLDFSKLSFAYRVVWPFTAGGQVTEGDYRDWKTIKAWAGNLAPVLLNA; from the coding sequence ATGAGTAAAAACAAAATCACCCGGCGGCAATTTTTGATACGGGGAGCAGGCGTAGTTGGCGCAACGGCGCTGGCCTGTGCCGGTGCGGGGTTCTTCGCCGCCCGCCAACCGGCAGTAGAATTTATCGAATCGAACTGCGGCCAGGCAGAAAACGGCGGCGACGGAATATTGATCGCCTACGCTAGCGAGGCCGGATCCACCGGTGAGATAGCTGAGGCTATTGGACAGGTGTTGTGTGAGGCGGGGACAGCGGTGGAGGTGCGCCCGGTGCAAGACATTAGTGACCTCAGCTCTTACCGGGCCGTCGTCGTGGGTAGTCCCATCCACGCCAGCGCGTGGTTACCTGAAGCAATCGCGTTTGTGGAGACACACCGAAATGCGTTGAGCCAGATGCCCGTAGCCTACTTTTTAAGCTGCTTGACCCTGGCCGCGCCTGATGCAGACAATCTCCGCCCCAAGGTAGCAAGTTTTTTGGACCCGGTGCGCCGGCAAGTGTCGGAAGTGCAACCAGTGGATGTGGGTCTTTTTGCAGGGAAACTGGACTTCAGTAAATTATCCTTTGCTTATCGCGTGGTGTGGCCTTTTACAGCGGGGGGACAGGTTACCGAAGGTGATTACCGCGACTGGAAAACCATTAAAGCCTGGGCTGGCAATCTAGCTCCGGTGTTGTTAAATGCATAG
- a CDS encoding aldo/keto reductase, with the protein MSVSRLSIGTGTHGWGGRSEQSALGVNKLASLLRLAYEHGVNFWDTADGYGTHRHIAQALRGLPRDKVVIATKTLARSAKAATLDVERFLKELNTDVLDILLLHFVTQADWPRKYAGVMDALSQAREQGKVRAVGVSCHGLGALEAAAQTEWAEVVLARINRTGVNMDATPTKVDPFIERLYMVGKAVYGMKVLGCGQLAGNARAAIQYVFQLGTVYAVTIGTSQPEQLYENQRLVEEFAPRYPLHPLP; encoded by the coding sequence TTGAGCGTGTCGCGTCTCTCTATTGGCACAGGCACGCATGGTTGGGGTGGTCGTTCAGAGCAGTCGGCTTTGGGCGTGAACAAACTGGCCAGCTTGCTGCGGCTGGCTTACGAGCACGGCGTCAATTTTTGGGATACGGCCGATGGGTATGGCACACATCGGCATATTGCCCAGGCGCTACGGGGTCTACCCCGCGATAAAGTGGTCATTGCCACCAAAACTTTGGCCCGAAGCGCCAAAGCGGCAACGTTGGACGTTGAACGTTTTCTCAAGGAATTGAATACCGATGTGCTCGATATTTTGCTCCTGCATTTTGTAACGCAGGCTGACTGGCCACGTAAATATGCCGGCGTTATGGACGCGCTTTCGCAGGCCAGGGAGCAGGGTAAAGTGCGGGCGGTGGGCGTTTCTTGTCATGGCCTGGGCGCGTTGGAGGCGGCGGCGCAAACAGAGTGGGCCGAAGTTGTGCTGGCCCGCATCAATCGGACCGGGGTGAATATGGACGCAACCCCAACCAAGGTTGACCCCTTCATTGAGCGGCTATATATGGTCGGCAAAGCGGTATACGGGATGAAAGTGCTGGGCTGTGGCCAACTGGCCGGGAACGCTCGCGCCGCGATTCAGTACGTTTTTCAGCTTGGTACGGTCTATGCTGTCACCATTGGTACCAGCCAACCTGAACAACTCTACGAAAACCAGAGACTGGTTGAGGAATTTGCTCCCCGGTACCCCCTGCACCCATTACCGTAG
- a CDS encoding MFS transporter codes for MSVFAVIWLGQTVSQIGSGLTGFALGVWVYQTTGSATQFALIAVCTALPRIVLSPLAGALVDRWDRRWAMIIGDSGAALGTLAIALLFFANQLDVWHIYLATAFSSAFSTLQWPAYAAIVPLLVSKEKLGRANGLMQFGRAASEILAPALAGVLVLAIQIQGVILIDVGTFIFAVTTLLLVRVPCPPTTAQEKSHQGLLWHDIVYGWKYLAARPGLMGLLVFLALVNFFWGMLAVLITPLVLSFTSADALGVIISVAGLGMLAGSLLMTVWGGPKRRIYGVLGFELFSALSFVLMGLRPWAWLIALGAFTAHLAIAIIFACNQALWQSKIAPEVQGRVFAIQQMVAHAMMPLAFLLAGPLADYLFNPLLVSDGVLAGSVGPFIGIGPGRGIALLLVVVGLIKFGVVWGGFLNPHLRLVEDELTDTLPDQQTAAVTI; via the coding sequence ATGTCTGTCTTTGCCGTCATCTGGCTGGGCCAAACGGTGTCGCAAATTGGCTCCGGCCTGACCGGCTTTGCCCTGGGGGTGTGGGTTTATCAAACCACTGGCTCGGCCACGCAGTTTGCGCTCATTGCCGTGTGTACGGCCTTGCCCCGCATTGTGCTGTCGCCGCTGGCCGGAGCGTTGGTGGACCGTTGGGACCGGCGCTGGGCTATGATCATCGGCGACAGCGGCGCGGCGCTGGGCACGCTGGCAATTGCGCTGTTATTTTTTGCCAATCAACTTGATGTCTGGCACATTTATTTGGCCACCGCCTTTAGTTCTGCTTTTAGCACCCTGCAATGGCCGGCCTATGCCGCTATTGTGCCGCTGCTGGTGTCTAAAGAGAAACTGGGACGGGCGAATGGATTGATGCAATTTGGGCGAGCGGCCTCGGAAATACTTGCCCCCGCTCTGGCCGGGGTGCTGGTGTTGGCCATTCAAATACAGGGCGTCATTCTCATTGACGTGGGCACCTTTATTTTTGCGGTGACCACTTTGTTGTTGGTGCGGGTGCCCTGCCCTCCAACAACGGCTCAAGAAAAATCTCACCAGGGATTGCTTTGGCACGATATTGTCTACGGTTGGAAGTATCTTGCTGCACGTCCGGGTTTGATGGGTCTGCTCGTCTTTTTGGCCTTGGTCAATTTCTTTTGGGGCATGTTGGCCGTACTCATCACGCCGCTAGTGCTGAGTTTCACCTCTGCTGATGCGTTGGGCGTCATCATTTCGGTGGCCGGGCTAGGGATGCTGGCCGGCAGTCTCTTGATGACAGTTTGGGGCGGGCCTAAACGGCGTATTTATGGGGTGCTGGGCTTTGAGTTGTTCAGCGCCCTCAGTTTTGTGCTGATGGGCCTGCGACCTTGGGCCTGGCTGATTGCGCTGGGTGCATTTACGGCTCATTTGGCTATTGCCATCATTTTTGCCTGTAATCAGGCTTTGTGGCAAAGTAAGATTGCGCCGGAGGTACAAGGGCGGGTGTTTGCCATCCAACAAATGGTTGCTCACGCCATGATGCCGCTTGCTTTTCTTCTGGCCGGTCCGTTGGCCGATTACCTGTTCAATCCCTTGCTCGTTTCAGACGGGGTGTTGGCCGGCTCTGTGGGGCCTTTCATCGGCATTGGGCCGGGCCGGGGGATAGCTTTGTTATTGGTGGTAGTGGGTTTGATTAAGTTTGGCGTAGTCTGGGGCGGTTTTTTGAACCCGCACCTTCGTTTAGTGGAAGATGAACTGACCGATACCCTGCCTGATCAACAGACGGCGGCGGTGACAATCTGA
- a CDS encoding phosphoribosyltransferase, with translation MLPLENRPEPDLEREILSWANVDKLIDHLIPQFRGEFDGLLMITRGGLIPGGILSEALQIQHVLTAAVYFPDDVDRKLAWPTFMQFPSDTLLIDRRILVVDDIWGNGRSIMTVKGRLAAVGCACETAVLHYREIDNLFRDTGPDYYGAITNRYIVYPWQRSMLPLAPKPGAGPLPAI, from the coding sequence ATGTTACCGCTGGAAAATCGGCCCGAACCTGATTTAGAACGTGAGATTCTAAGTTGGGCAAATGTAGACAAATTGATTGATCACCTTATCCCTCAATTTAGAGGCGAGTTTGACGGTTTGCTGATGATTACCCGGGGCGGCTTGATTCCGGGGGGGATTTTAAGTGAGGCGCTGCAAATTCAACACGTTTTAACGGCGGCAGTTTATTTTCCCGACGACGTTGACCGAAAGCTGGCCTGGCCCACGTTTATGCAGTTTCCCTCGGATACATTGTTGATTGACCGGCGCATTTTAGTGGTTGACGACATCTGGGGCAACGGCCGGTCAATTATGACGGTTAAAGGCCGGTTAGCCGCGGTAGGCTGCGCATGCGAAACAGCGGTGTTGCATTACCGGGAAATTGATAACCTATTTCGAGATACCGGTCCCGATTATTATGGCGCTATCACCAATCGTTACATCGTTTATCCCTGGCAAAGGTCGATGCTGCCCCTTGCCCCCAAACCTGGCGCCGGCCCGCTACCGGCCATTTGA
- a CDS encoding ABC transporter ATP-binding protein, which yields MTEPIIQVDNVHKSYLMGKEAVPALRGVTIAVGQGEMLCLMGPSGSGKTTLLNLLGGLDEPGRGHIIIDGKNVVSMKEEQVARLRLEKLGFIFQTFNLLNNFTAFENVEAPMVLAGRFRRKARKTRTATLLEQVGLADRMNHYPSELSGGQQQRVAVARALANDPPIIIGDEITGDLDSETGFEVMRLIRQLNQEQGKTVIFVTHDPRMANFADRTIYLLDGIIHKEVANEDQAG from the coding sequence ATGACCGAACCGATCATTCAAGTTGATAACGTACATAAGAGTTACTTGATGGGCAAAGAGGCCGTGCCCGCTTTGCGCGGCGTCACCATTGCGGTGGGGCAAGGGGAAATGCTGTGTTTGATGGGGCCAAGCGGCTCTGGCAAAACCACGCTGCTCAATTTACTGGGCGGGTTGGACGAACCGGGCCGGGGGCACATTATTATTGACGGGAAAAATGTGGTCTCAATGAAGGAAGAGCAGGTGGCCCGGCTGCGGCTGGAAAAACTGGGCTTTATCTTTCAAACCTTTAACCTGCTCAATAACTTTACCGCCTTTGAAAATGTTGAAGCGCCGATGGTGTTGGCCGGCCGCTTCCGGCGCAAGGCTCGCAAAACGCGAACGGCCACCTTGCTAGAACAGGTGGGGCTGGCCGACCGCATGAATCATTATCCCAGCGAACTTTCCGGCGGCCAGCAGCAGCGCGTAGCCGTTGCCCGCGCTCTGGCCAACGACCCGCCCATTATCATCGGCGATGAAATCACCGGCGACCTGGATTCGGAAACCGGCTTTGAGGTGATGCGCCTCATTCGCCAACTCAACCAGGAGCAGGGCAAAACCGTTATCTTTGTCACCCACGATCCCCGCATGGCTAATTTTGCCGATAGAACCATTTATTTGCTGGATGGAATCATCCACAAAGAGGTGGCTAATGAGGATCAAGCAGGTTGA